A single region of the Chthoniobacterales bacterium genome encodes:
- a CDS encoding glycosyltransferase, producing MTARFLEQQTFSHSEIRLRILTTSQDSAFQKTVREWLAACDYPKPDFEVVNFAPAGLADRHRPHHSDAVRDVCSRIYARFAEKITTRLVFTLEDDVLPPVDVYSRLEKWVRDDVVSASALYLGRYVADPIAWDWNAEGKPVTCVPGNGMQNVGGHGMGAAVIAGEIFQSERFHAGLPHYDFDYNFFHRLVLEEKKQALLDVDCLCRHYSTEGQWIQTPETALSLRLLSGVKTPLSIVHLNAYDHHGGVERLANDLLVTQRKAGHRSEMLVGRKIVPDSTAILFPRQADVARRERLRAEGWPDYEYLGSHRLPEHPAVCEAELIHLHNIQGGYFNPFSLIALSQSRPLVWSIHDMQPLTGYCSHALSCRRWQIGCGECPDLTLPGPPLPFDNTAALWRDKKLIADNSRLWIVGASDWMVGNLKRSLLSEHPIYKIPNGIHTKVFHPTDRLEMRAKLGLPADALIVGSLARSGVLAHPWKGGPHARVVLDALRLEYPELIYLNLGSTQATGEPWIRDIAPATDESLREHLGALDFFLHPSIADTAPLAVLEALACGLPVAAFHIGGIPDMVRPNVEGFLAPEGDTAALVEIAQVLARDPELRHRLGASSRERATTVFDVQHMADGYERLYHEVIVAHAGKKLPRHTAINPPNVSQKSVSKKADAKLQEVVKKLRSERKKDEKQQRQLVRHPWVRLGRSLHIFPGSIRKWLKQRNAEFFPKVKPVPANQRVLGVYLRTPALWEKYPLALLDVADKPFHRWLETASQKHYAFTELEIAAFQQETAAHPVERLVFTYLIQADWQKLYPQALQSVGATAFLQWIDAQKITAPPLSAFLSEAVRWQSAAASHFLDKSEPIQPDSRGINVLGHFCYPSGLGEVTNQTVRLARFAGYAVSCRDIPVREKPSLLDRRAYLGLEIYPTSIIQLTPNSFYETAYERAGLHRAPGIRRIGVVSWELPNLPWPWLAQPNWLDEIWAPTRFIKDTLERAGVANTHFVLPSVNLSPFTPLRRSDFGFAEKEFLFLFMFDISSSLGRKNPLGLIHAFRLAFPKKNTGPRLVIKVSHGSSDPLGLEKLRQAASENNVILIDEVMTRERSYALLDLADAYISLHRSEGFGLSLAEAMLLGKPVIATNYSGNLDFMNSGNSLLVDSLGLIEVGQDAQPNYPSQGRWADPDLEQAAAHLRWVVENREAANALGKKARIETRSLLTLSAGAARLHEQLARAAT from the coding sequence ATGACGGCGCGTTTTCTGGAACAGCAAACTTTCTCTCACTCGGAAATCCGTTTGCGGATTCTGACGACTTCGCAGGACTCCGCCTTTCAAAAAACAGTGCGCGAATGGCTGGCCGCTTGCGATTACCCGAAGCCCGATTTCGAGGTTGTGAATTTTGCCCCCGCCGGGTTGGCGGATCGGCATCGCCCCCACCACAGTGACGCTGTGCGAGATGTCTGCTCGCGAATTTATGCCCGATTTGCTGAGAAGATCACGACTCGCCTTGTTTTTACCTTGGAGGACGACGTTTTGCCTCCGGTGGATGTCTATTCGCGACTTGAAAAATGGGTGCGAGACGATGTCGTTAGCGCGTCGGCGTTGTATCTTGGACGTTACGTAGCCGACCCGATTGCCTGGGATTGGAATGCAGAAGGAAAACCCGTCACCTGTGTACCAGGAAACGGAATGCAAAACGTGGGGGGGCACGGGATGGGCGCGGCGGTAATTGCGGGCGAGATTTTCCAGTCGGAGCGCTTCCATGCCGGATTGCCGCATTACGATTTTGATTACAATTTTTTCCATCGCCTGGTCTTGGAGGAAAAAAAACAGGCATTGCTAGATGTCGATTGCCTCTGTCGCCATTATTCAACTGAGGGCCAATGGATTCAAACTCCAGAAACCGCTCTATCCCTACGATTGCTTTCGGGAGTAAAAACACCACTCTCCATCGTTCATCTCAATGCCTACGATCATCACGGTGGAGTGGAACGACTGGCCAACGACCTTCTTGTTACTCAGAGAAAAGCGGGCCATCGCAGCGAGATGCTCGTGGGTCGCAAGATCGTGCCAGATTCCACTGCAATTTTGTTCCCTCGACAAGCGGATGTGGCCCGTCGCGAGCGCTTGCGGGCCGAAGGTTGGCCGGACTACGAATACCTAGGGAGCCATCGTCTGCCCGAACATCCGGCGGTGTGCGAGGCGGAATTGATCCATCTGCACAATATACAGGGTGGGTATTTTAACCCATTTTCGCTGATCGCGCTGTCGCAGAGTCGTCCGCTCGTCTGGTCGATCCACGACATGCAGCCGCTAACCGGTTACTGCTCGCACGCGCTCTCCTGCCGTCGCTGGCAAATCGGTTGCGGAGAATGCCCCGACCTCACTTTGCCGGGTCCACCGCTTCCTTTCGACAACACCGCCGCTCTTTGGCGCGATAAAAAACTCATCGCCGACAACAGCCGCCTCTGGATCGTCGGCGCATCGGATTGGATGGTAGGTAACCTGAAACGCAGCCTGCTTTCAGAGCATCCGATTTACAAAATCCCCAATGGCATCCATACGAAAGTCTTTCACCCCACGGATCGGCTCGAAATGCGCGCAAAGCTGGGTCTGCCCGCCGATGCGCTCATCGTCGGCAGTCTGGCGCGCTCCGGTGTGCTGGCGCATCCTTGGAAAGGTGGTCCCCATGCCCGCGTCGTGCTCGATGCCTTGCGTTTGGAATATCCAGAATTGATCTATCTCAACCTCGGCTCCACGCAGGCCACAGGTGAACCGTGGATTCGCGATATTGCCCCAGCCACCGATGAAAGTCTCCGCGAACATCTCGGTGCGCTCGATTTTTTTCTCCATCCATCGATCGCCGACACCGCTCCGCTCGCCGTTCTGGAAGCTCTGGCCTGCGGATTGCCCGTGGCGGCTTTTCACATCGGCGGCATACCCGACATGGTGCGTCCAAACGTGGAAGGTTTCCTCGCTCCCGAGGGTGACACCGCCGCGCTTGTCGAAATTGCGCAGGTGCTGGCTCGCGACCCGGAACTCCGCCATCGCCTGGGTGCCTCGTCACGGGAACGCGCCACGACTGTCTTCGACGTGCAACACATGGCCGATGGCTACGAACGGCTCTACCACGAAGTCATCGTGGCGCATGCAGGAAAAAAACTGCCCCGTCATACCGCCATCAATCCGCCTAATGTGAGCCAAAAGTCCGTCTCTAAAAAAGCGGATGCCAAGTTGCAGGAGGTGGTTAAAAAACTACGATCAGAACGGAAAAAGGACGAAAAACAACAGCGTCAACTCGTCCGGCATCCTTGGGTGCGCCTCGGCAGATCGCTCCACATTTTTCCTGGTTCCATTCGTAAATGGCTAAAGCAACGGAATGCCGAATTCTTTCCCAAAGTCAAACCCGTCCCGGCCAATCAGCGCGTCCTCGGTGTTTACCTGCGCACCCCCGCGTTATGGGAAAAATATCCCCTCGCCTTGCTCGATGTCGCCGACAAACCCTTCCATCGCTGGCTTGAAACCGCTAGCCAGAAGCATTACGCCTTTACCGAATTGGAGATCGCCGCGTTTCAGCAGGAAACTGCCGCTCATCCTGTCGAGCGCCTCGTTTTCACCTACCTCATCCAGGCCGACTGGCAAAAGCTTTACCCCCAAGCCCTTCAATCCGTCGGCGCAACCGCGTTTCTGCAATGGATCGATGCTCAGAAAATCACCGCTCCGCCCCTTTCCGCGTTCCTCTCCGAAGCCGTTCGATGGCAGAGTGCCGCCGCGAGCCATTTTCTCGACAAATCGGAGCCCATCCAACCTGATTCTCGCGGCATCAACGTCCTCGGCCACTTCTGTTATCCCTCCGGCCTGGGCGAAGTCACCAACCAGACAGTTCGCCTCGCCCGTTTTGCGGGTTATGCCGTCAGTTGCCGCGATATTCCTGTTCGAGAAAAACCCTCCTTGCTCGATCGTCGCGCCTATCTCGGCCTCGAGATTTACCCCACCAGCATCATCCAACTCACCCCCAACTCTTTTTACGAAACCGCTTACGAACGTGCCGGATTGCATCGCGCCCCCGGCATTCGTCGTATTGGAGTCGTTTCTTGGGAACTCCCCAATCTCCCGTGGCCCTGGCTGGCGCAGCCTAACTGGCTCGACGAAATTTGGGCACCCACCCGGTTTATCAAAGACACCCTCGAACGCGCCGGAGTCGCCAACACCCATTTTGTTCTGCCAAGTGTAAATCTCTCTCCATTTACCCCACTTCGCCGCAGCGATTTCGGATTCGCCGAGAAGGAGTTTCTCTTCCTCTTCATGTTCGACATTAGCAGCTCACTGGGTCGCAAAAATCCGTTGGGCCTCATTCACGCTTTTCGGCTCGCCTTTCCCAAGAAAAATACCGGCCCTCGACTCGTTATCAAAGTTTCCCATGGCAGTAGCGACCCGCTCGGACTCGAAAAACTCCGCCAAGCCGCCAGCGAAAACAATGTCATCCTCATCGACGAGGTGATGACCCGTGAACGCTCCTATGCCCTCCTCGACCTTGCGGACGCCTACATTTCCCTGCATCGCAGCGAAGGCTTTGGCCTCAGCCTCGCCGAAGCCATGCTGCTGGGAAAACCCGTCATCGCCACCAACTATTCCGGCAACCTCGATTTCATGAATTCCGGCAACAGTCTGCTCGTGGATAGCCTCGGACTCATCGAAGTCGGGCAAGATGCGCAACCCAATTACCCGAGCCAGGGCCGTTGGGCGGACCCCGACTTGGAACAAGCCGCCGCCCATCTACGCTGGGTGGTTGAAAACCGTGAGGCTGCCAATGCTCTCGGAAAAAAAGCCCGCATTGAGACGCGGTCGCTGCTTACGCTCTCCGCCGGTGCCGCCCGATTGCACGAACAACTAGCTAGAGCCGCCACCTAG